A window from Chitinophagales bacterium encodes these proteins:
- the eat gene encoding ethanolamine permease, translated as MTTQPHLQRTLTPLMLWGLGVGYVISGMYFGWNFGLHEGGTLGLGIATFFIAIMYITFSLCYSELACAIPKAGGAFDYAQRAFGNNIGFVAGMAQWIEFVFAPPAIALGIGAYFHLLMPSVDAIVFAVIAYFLFTGINILGVKVSASFELIITIIAVAELSIFAALTLPYFEWKNLTANSFPKGIEGAFAAIPFAIWFFLGMEGLANVAEETIDPQKNITKGFVYSMATLAVLAALTFFAAVGVGGWEKVVYDAQGNKSDSPLPMALAQITGESGFFYHSLISIGLFGFVASFNGLLLAAGRATYEFGKSGNFPKALGDIHTTFKTPHKALWFNMAVGMVALFTGKTSEIITIAVFGAVSMYAISCLSLFALRKKEPNLHRPFVTPAYPFFPAIAFAIAIVALAALTYYNTLAAAIFVALILVSYGLFGRKNK; from the coding sequence ATGACTACGCAACCGCATTTGCAACGCACGCTTACGCCTTTAATGCTTTGGGGCTTGGGTGTGGGATATGTAATATCCGGCATGTATTTCGGGTGGAATTTTGGCTTGCACGAAGGCGGCACACTCGGCCTGGGTATTGCTACTTTTTTTATTGCCATTATGTACATTACCTTTTCGCTTTGCTATTCTGAATTGGCGTGTGCCATCCCAAAAGCCGGAGGTGCTTTTGATTATGCGCAGCGTGCCTTTGGCAACAATATTGGTTTTGTGGCAGGCATGGCACAATGGATAGAATTTGTGTTTGCCCCTCCTGCCATTGCACTAGGAATAGGTGCTTATTTTCACCTGCTCATGCCTTCGGTAGATGCCATTGTTTTTGCAGTAATAGCCTACTTTCTTTTTACGGGCATCAATATCTTAGGCGTAAAAGTAAGCGCCTCTTTTGAATTGATAATTACCATTATTGCCGTAGCGGAACTCTCCATTTTTGCAGCGCTTACCTTACCGTATTTTGAATGGAAGAACCTAACTGCCAATAGTTTTCCGAAAGGAATAGAAGGTGCTTTTGCTGCCATTCCATTTGCTATTTGGTTTTTCCTTGGCATGGAAGGTTTGGCAAATGTGGCCGAAGAAACCATAGACCCACAAAAAAATATTACGAAAGGTTTTGTTTACAGCATGGCTACCTTGGCTGTATTGGCGGCACTTACTTTTTTTGCTGCAGTAGGCGTGGGCGGCTGGGAAAAAGTAGTGTACGATGCACAAGGCAATAAATCTGACTCTCCTCTGCCAATGGCATTAGCGCAAATTACAGGCGAAAGCGGATTCTTTTATCATTCGCTGATAAGTATTGGCTTGTTTGGCTTTGTAGCTTCGTTTAACGGGCTGCTGCTGGCTGCCGGAAGAGCTACTTACGAGTTTGGAAAAAGCGGCAACTTCCCTAAGGCTTTAGGCGATATACATACCACATTTAAAACTCCGCATAAAGCACTGTGGTTTAATATGGCGGTTGGTATGGTGGCTCTCTTTACGGGTAAAACCAGCGAAATTATTACCATAGCAGTATTTGGTGCCGTAAGCATGTATGCCATTTCTTGTTTATCGCTGTTTGCATTAAGAAAAAAAGAACCCAATTTACATCGTCCGTTTGTTACCCCGGCATATCCATTTTTTCCTGCCATTGCTTTTGCTATTGCAATAGTGGCTTTGGCGGCTCTTACTTACTACAACACGCTTGCTGCTGCAATATTTGTTGCGCTCATTCTAGTTTCGTATGGATTGTTTGGAAGAAAAAACAAATAA
- a CDS encoding LysM peptidoglycan-binding domain-containing protein — protein MKKLILSCGIATLLLGAALAQDYEMEQCELNPVIKQIDSMFYVTFTKDKIYAPQWELQQYINYPKDSLPRFTDSEMFLRLQAIPSMVPMTYTREVKGLIDFFVYKRREMLTRMMANAQIYFPMFEEVLDRKGVPLELRYLPIIESAFNPHAVSRAGATGLWQLMYGTGKMLGLEINSYVDERRDPARSTEAAVAYLKQMYDIYGDWHLVLAAYNSGPGNVNKAIARSGGSRNFWTIMPYLPAETRSYVPIFIAAVYAMHYAEDYALKPAEPKRELYVVDTIRVPGKISLAHIAKTIEMPLEELQFLNPSLRANVVPFTQNGFPLNLPVNYFSLFEARRNEILNDPLMAQQDVVMAMTATPKIVFEKIQKGETIHKVAAKYACSVAEIKKWNGLKSNYLQPGSRVKIVIATEPAPAPAAQEAVVAKNTSPETDSLLATADTVNTTAQKIYTPVYSTHTVKNGEVLGKIAQRYGVSVKEIQNQNHLRSTAIHPGQKLKIKTGEKVTYAQVSVTNKNEDCQCIKYVVRPGDTLWSITQKYEGLTVQKLKAENEFIQQRPIKVGDVLKITL, from the coding sequence ATGAAGAAACTTATCCTTTCTTGCGGTATCGCTACACTCCTGCTTGGCGCAGCCTTGGCCCAAGATTACGAAATGGAGCAGTGCGAACTGAATCCGGTAATAAAGCAGATAGACAGTATGTTCTATGTAACTTTTACCAAAGATAAAATTTACGCACCTCAATGGGAATTGCAGCAGTATATCAACTATCCAAAAGATAGCCTGCCCCGCTTTACCGATAGCGAAATGTTTTTGCGCCTTCAGGCAATACCTTCTATGGTTCCTATGACCTACACCCGCGAGGTAAAAGGCCTCATAGATTTCTTTGTGTATAAACGCAGAGAAATGCTTACCCGCATGATGGCAAATGCCCAAATTTATTTCCCCATGTTTGAAGAAGTGCTCGACCGCAAAGGCGTGCCTTTAGAACTGCGCTACCTTCCCATTATTGAATCGGCTTTTAACCCACATGCCGTTTCCAGAGCCGGAGCCACCGGACTTTGGCAGCTAATGTATGGAACCGGAAAAATGCTGGGGCTTGAAATAAATTCGTATGTGGACGAAAGGCGCGACCCCGCCCGCAGCACCGAAGCTGCCGTTGCTTACCTCAAGCAAATGTACGATATATATGGCGATTGGCATCTGGTGCTGGCAGCTTACAATTCCGGCCCGGGCAACGTAAATAAAGCCATTGCCCGCTCTGGCGGTTCGCGCAATTTCTGGACCATTATGCCCTACCTACCTGCCGAAACCAGAAGCTATGTTCCTATTTTTATTGCTGCCGTTTATGCCATGCATTATGCCGAAGATTATGCATTAAAACCCGCAGAACCCAAACGCGAACTGTATGTGGTAGATACCATTCGTGTACCCGGAAAAATATCGTTGGCGCACATTGCCAAAACCATAGAAATGCCTTTGGAAGAGCTGCAATTCTTAAACCCTTCGCTGCGGGCAAATGTGGTTCCTTTTACTCAAAACGGTTTTCCGCTCAACTTGCCTGTAAACTACTTCTCACTATTTGAAGCAAGAAGAAACGAAATTTTGAACGATCCGCTCATGGCACAACAAGATGTGGTAATGGCAATGACCGCCACACCAAAAATTGTGTTCGAAAAAATTCAGAAAGGAGAAACCATTCATAAAGTAGCTGCAAAATATGCCTGCTCGGTAGCAGAAATTAAAAAATGGAATGGCTTAAAAAGCAATTACCTGCAACCCGGCTCCAGAGTTAAAATTGTAATTGCAACAGAACCCGCACCTGCGCCTGCTGCACAAGAAGCGGTAGTTGCAAAAAACACTTCGCCCGAAACAGATTCGCTTTTAGCCACAGCCGATACGGTAAACACCACAGCGCAAAAAATTTACACGCCCGTTTACAGCACACACACCGTAAAAAATGGTGAAGTATTAGGTAAAATTGCTCAGCGATATGGCGTTTCGGTAAAAGAAATACAAAACCAAAACCATTTGCGCTCTACTGCCATACATCCCGGGCAAAAACTCAAAATAAAAACCGGAGAAAAAGTAACCTATGCGCAAGTTTCGGTAACCAACAAAAACGAAGATTGCCAATGTATTAAATACGTAGTGCGCCCCGGTGATACTTTATGGTCTATTACCCAAAAATACGAAGGCTTAACTGTTCAAAAACTTAAGGCAGAAAATGAGTTTATTCAACAGCGTCCCATTAAAGTGGGCGATGTGTTGAAGATTACTTTATAG
- a CDS encoding citrate synthase — MAEKATLSYGGKTYEFPVITGTENESAIEIGKLRAQSGLVTFDEGYRNTGSTVSSITFLDGEKGILRYRGYNIEDLAEKASFLEVAYLLIYGELPNQTQLSEFEKSITSHTLVHENLVKVFEVFPTGSHPMGQLMTMISALSSFYPDSLNPNTNPEQTNLTIIRLLAKMPTICSMIQKKGKGHPVLYPQNKYDYVTNFLYMTFGNVTEEYIADPVVVDAMNKLLILHADHEQNCSTSTVRIVGSSHANLYASIGAGVAALWGPRHGGANQEVLEMLEDIRDNANGDVKRAIAEAKDKKRLLFGFGHRVYKNFDPRAKIIKSACDNILAKLGVNDPLLEIAKELEQEALNDPYFVERKLYPNVDFYSGIIYKALGFPTSMFTVLFALGRLPGWISQWKELRGKNEDIGRPRQIYNGPVERPFPSIKDRK; from the coding sequence ATGGCAGAAAAGGCAACACTTTCGTATGGGGGAAAAACATACGAATTTCCTGTAATAACAGGAACCGAAAATGAGAGTGCTATTGAAATTGGCAAACTGCGTGCGCAAAGCGGTCTCGTAACTTTTGATGAAGGCTACCGCAATACCGGAAGCACCGTTAGTAGCATTACTTTCTTAGATGGCGAAAAAGGCATATTGCGTTATCGCGGTTACAATATCGAAGATCTGGCAGAAAAAGCTTCTTTCTTAGAAGTGGCTTACCTACTTATTTATGGCGAATTACCTAACCAAACCCAACTATCTGAGTTTGAAAAAAGCATTACTTCGCACACCCTAGTACACGAAAACTTGGTAAAAGTTTTTGAAGTATTCCCAACCGGTTCTCACCCAATGGGGCAGTTAATGACTATGATTTCTGCACTTTCTTCTTTCTATCCGGATTCATTAAACCCAAATACCAATCCGGAGCAAACCAACCTTACCATTATCCGCCTATTGGCAAAAATGCCTACCATCTGCTCCATGATTCAGAAAAAAGGCAAAGGCCATCCGGTGCTCTATCCGCAAAATAAATACGACTACGTTACCAATTTCCTATACATGACTTTTGGCAACGTAACCGAAGAATACATAGCAGATCCGGTAGTGGTAGATGCCATGAATAAATTACTTATCCTACATGCCGACCACGAACAAAACTGCTCTACTTCTACTGTGCGTATCGTTGGCTCTTCTCATGCCAACTTATATGCTTCTATTGGTGCAGGCGTAGCCGCTCTTTGGGGTCCGCGCCACGGAGGTGCCAACCAAGAAGTATTGGAAATGCTCGAAGATATTCGCGACAATGCCAATGGCGATGTAAAACGAGCTATTGCCGAAGCAAAAGACAAAAAACGCTTGCTGTTCGGTTTCGGACACAGAGTGTACAAAAACTTCGATCCGCGTGCTAAAATCATTAAATCTGCCTGCGATAATATCTTGGCAAAATTGGGTGTAAATGATCCATTACTCGAAATAGCTAAAGAATTAGAGCAAGAAGCACTAAACGATCCATATTTCGTAGAAAGAAAACTATATCCAAACGTAGATTTCTATTCGGGAATTATTTACAAAGCATTAGGTTTCCCAACCTCTATGTTTACCGTATTGTTTGCACTCGGAAGGCTGCCCGGTTGGATTTCGCAATGGAAAGAACTCCGCGGCAAAAACGAAGATATCGGTCGCCCGCGCCAAATTTACAATGGCCCGGTTGAGCGCCCGTTTCCAAGTATTAAAGACAGAAAGTAA